One segment of Sesamum indicum cultivar Zhongzhi No. 13 linkage group LG4, S_indicum_v1.0, whole genome shotgun sequence DNA contains the following:
- the LOC105160226 gene encoding uncharacterized protein LOC105160226, whose product MGSSETGGGGGGGGGVVDCSVGSIVWVRRRNGSWWPGKILGPEELSSSHITSPRSGTPVKLLGREDASVDWYNLEKSKRVKAFRCGEFDDCIERAEATQGMPPKKREKYARREDAILHALELERQLLEKKYGKLGNSPNARIKMSPDAVTSSEYLENGGGNQKDPRSDLLSERLGSSLAEKNVIDKHPQEEAVREGNQLSGDDDSAGVLPRMRGLQDFGLRTGAPTRVELSGVASRAKRSRYAYLQYDSGDYSNDNQTLSSQMEIPVSKFEESGYPADVGEDHISGSTEDTETDCSETDSLDSDSDDEMTALSDGSASIELRPKYPRIIEAQEEHGSISSSDDLDELAFVDGFSHGRVSTSVGVSKWQLKGKRNNRNLGKRSLDRTDAEVSRAYMTSRNSNWTNNGFKADSIDKSFRTHISRYGPTSQHSSSDIADLEGLAWNSPSSMRGYWEDRQEYVDPLLVARHRFGGRITLIDVDLKVQANNYRRDVPMISLMSKLNGHAIVGHPIQIEALESGLSENLLSATDYFIPEPLESPTALPSVWKTGRRTANFRVPRPFLSSTLSGDSKQHAQSGDENREVKCGSDQGSISQKANMMGKSLSQYPVDRKFSRNSPKKNSPSSSQKIRTLSSIAFEEKQQSDPRSGGLIKSENAPTTIACIPVNLVFSRLHEELVGRHH is encoded by the exons GGACTGGTACAATTTGGAGAAGTCAAAACGTGTAAAGGCGTTCCGATGTGGTGAGTTTGATGACTGTATAGAAAGGGCTGAAGCCACGCAGGGTATGCCTccaaagaaaagagagaaatatgCACGCCGGGAAGATGCAATATTGCATGCACTTGAATTGGAGAGGCAATTATTGGAGAAGAAATATGGAAAATTGGGAAATTCTCCTAATGCTAGGATCAAAATGTCACCAGATGCTGTCACTTCTTCAGAGTACTTGGAAAATGGAGGTGGGAATCAAAAAGATCCGAGATCTGATCTGCTATCTGAGAGGCTTGGTTCATCTCTTGCAGAGAAGAATGTGATAGACAAGCATCCACAAGAAGAGGCAGTCAGGGAGGGAAATCAATTGAGTGGAGATGATGATAGTGCCGGTGTGCTACCTCGGATGAGAGGCTTGCAAGACTTTGGGCTTCGCACTGGTGCACCAACGA GAGTGGAGCTTTCTGGAGTTGCATCTCGAGCGAAGAGGAGTAGATATGCTTACCTGCAATATGATTCTGGGGATTATTCAAATGATAATCAGACTCTATCCTCCCAGATGGAGATACCAGTTTCCAAATTTGAAGAAAGTGGCTATCCTGCTGATGTGGGTGAAGATCACATTTCTGGGTCTACGGAGGATACTGAAACAGATTGTTCTGAAACTGATTCCCTGGATTCTGATTCAGATGACGAGATGACTGCACTTTCTG ATGGCTCTGCCTCTATAGAATTGCGACCTAAATATCCACGGATAATTGAAGCACAAGAAGAGCATGGAAGCATTAGCAGTAGTGATGACCTTGATGAATTAGCATTTGTTGATGGCTTCTCCCATGGCCGTGTATCAACCAGTGTGGGGGTTTCGAAATGGCAGCTCaaagggaaaagaaataaCCGCAATCTTGGAAAAAGGTCTCTCGACAGAACTGATGCAGAAGTTTCCAGAGCTTATATGACCAGTAGAAATTCCAACTGGACCAATAATGGTTTCAAGGCTGATTCGATTGATAAAAGTTTTAGGACCCATATATCCAGATATGGTCCAACCAGCCAGCACAGTTCTAGTGATATTGCTGATTTGGAGGGCTTAGCTTGGAATAGCCCATCATCCATGAGAGGTTATTGGGAGGACCGGCAGGAGTATGTTGATCCTTTGCTTGTCGCGAGGCATCGTTTTGGTGGTAGGATCACTCTGATAGATGTGGATTTGAAAGTTCAGGCCAACAACTATCGGAGGGATGTGCCCATGATTTCATTGATGAGCAAGTTAAATGGACATGCTATAGTAGGTCATCCCATCCAAATCGAAGCTCTTGAAAGTGGTTTGTCGGAAAACCTTCTTTCTGCAACTGATTATTTTATCCCTGAACCCCTGGAGAGTCCTACTGCACTTCCTTCGGTATGGAAGACTGGTCGTAGGACAGCAAATTTCCGTGTTCCACGCCCATTTTTGTCGTCGACATTGAGTGGGGACAGTAAGCAACATGCTCAATCCGGTGATGAGAACAGAGAAGTTAAATGTGGATCAGATCAGGGAAGCATCAGTCAGAAGGCAAATATGATGGGAAAGAGCTTATCCCAGTATCCGGTGGATAGGAAATTCTCGAGAAATTCACCTAAGAAAAATAGTCCATCCTCCAGTCAGAAGATAAGAACACTTTCATCAATTGCATTCGAAGAGAAGCAGCAGAGTGATCCGAGAAGTGGTGGGCTCATCAAAAGCGAAAACGCACCCACGACCATAGCTTGCATACCTGTTAACTTGGTATTTAGTAGGTTACATGAGGAGTTGGTTGGTCGCCATCACTAA
- the LOC105160225 gene encoding DNA (cytosine-5)-methyltransferase CMT2 isoform X2, producing MADMPRIHSQNPPLAPAHSQLTRNSDPATPHPNSRDEPSAGMDDAPKSNAVSAAKASNRKIQELRSSATQCRRRSPRLVENAGGDTTAEQINSAKLNGFTQKSPPSKKRKSGKKVSFFIGDPIPEDEARRRWPWRYEGTKGLQNNRESSKHEVANDDDEELVLNIKCHYSQAEILKTVFDLGDCAYVKGPKGGSNYIGKILEFFETTDGEEYFRVQWFFRAEDTVIKDDGRSHDKKRLFYSTLMNDNLLDCIVSKVKVVQIAPNVNFKEKSIPPCDFYFDMKYSVDYSTFSVIITDDSSLTSLTSPPMMSAKKKDMSCKTGRKCTADGASSNDVCEPELALLDMYSGCGGMSTGLCLGTKACGVDLVTRWAVDIDKAACESLKLNHPETQIRNESAEDLLDLLKEWDCMCKRYGSHEGKELRPRIIGETDEVKRSKMDHKNSDEYEVEKLVDICYGDPTEMGKRGLKFKVRWVGYGPSDDTWEPIESLRKCQDRIRDFILKGMKAKILPRPGDVAVICGGPPCQGISGYNRFRNVDSPLDDERNRQIVIFMDIIDFLRPKFVLMENVIDILRFANGCLGRYAMSRLVRMQYQARLGIMAAGCYGLPQFRLRVFLWGAQTHEVLPQFPLPTHDVVIQYGFPSEFERNVVAYDEGQSRNLEKIIVLSDALSDLPPVANDEKRDKTSYRKAPETEFQNYIRAAKLDMMGSSSCETSMGKNPVLYDHLPYPLSDDDYMRVCKIPKRKGANFRDLPGIIIGSDNRVRRAKQPDLMPSGKPWVPDYAINFRDGKSTKPFGRLWWDETVPTVFCFPDPHMRAVLHPEQDRLLTLRECARLQGFHDYYKFCGKLKERYSQVGNAVAVSVGRALGYSLGMAVQKLSGGDEHLMTLPPNFSHSTTTQLQSLLIKSEQ from the exons ATGGCGGATATGCCTCGAATCCACTCTCAGAATCCGCCGTTAGCTCCAGCTCACTCTCAGCTCACTCGGAACTCTGACCCTGCTACTCCTCACCCCAACAGTAGGGATGAACCCAGTGCTGGTATGGATGATGCTCCGAAATCCAATGCCGTCTCCGCAGCCAAAGCTTCTAACCGGAAAATACAAGAGCTCAGGAGCTCAGCAACTCAATGTCGACGGCGCTCCCCGAGATTGGTTGAGAATGCTGGAGGTGACACCACTGCTGAACAGATAAATTCTGCCAAATTGAATGGTTTTACCCAGAAATCTCCACCATCGAAGAAGCGCAAGAGTGGAAAAAAGGTTTCCTTCTTTATAGGCGACCCAATTCCCGAGGATGAAGCTCGACGCCGTTGGCCTTGGCGGTATGAGGGAACTAAG GGTCTACAAAATAATCGAGAATCATCAAAACATGA AGTTGCTAATGATGACGATGAGGAGCTTGTTTTGAATATTAAGTGCCACTATTCTCAAGCTGAAATACTGAAGACCGTATTTGATCTTGGGGATTGTGCATATGTCAAA GGTCCAAAGGGAGGTTCTAATTATATTGGGAAAATTCTAGAGTTTTTTGAGACAACAGATGGTGAAGAGTATTTTAGGGTTCAGTGGTTTTTCAGAGCTGAAGATACG GTAATAAAGGATGATGGGAGATCCCATGACAAGAAACGGTTGTTCTATTCTACTTTGATGAACGACAACTTATTAGACTGTATagtttcaaaagtaaaagttgTTCAAATAGCACCAAAT gtaaatttcaaagaaaaatctaTTCCACCTTGTGACTTCTATTTTGATATGAAATACTCCGTGGATTACTCAACATTCAGTGTAATCATCACAG ATGACAGTAGTTTGACCTCTCTCACCAGTCCTCCAATGATGTCAGCCAAAAAGAAGGATATGAGCTGTAAAACAGGCAGAAAGTGTACTGCAGATGGAGCGTCCAGTAATGATGTTTGCGAACCTGAGCTAGCGTTATTGGATATGTACTCTGGTTGTGGCGGAATGTCCACAGGGCTGTGCCTTGGCACTAAAGCATGCGGTGTGGATCTTGTGACG AGATGGGCGGTTGACATTGATAAAGCAGCATGTGAAAGCTTGAAGCTAAACCATCCCGAGACACAA ATAAGGAATGAATCGGCAGAGGATCTTCTTGATTTGTTGAAAGAATGGGACTGCATGTGCAAACGATATGGGAGCCATGAAGGTAAAGAACTTAGGCCAAGGATAATTGGAGAAACTGATGAAGTCAAACGGTCAAAAATGGATCACAAAAATTCTGACGAATATGAAGTTGAAAAGCTAGTAGATATATGTTATGGTGACCCCACCGAAATGGGAAAGCGGGGGCTTAAGTTTAAG GTGCGGTGGGTTGGATATGGTCCAAGTGATGATACATGGGAGCCAATTGAGAGCTTGAG AAAATGCCAAGACCGGATACGGGATTTCATACTAAAGGGAATGAAAGCAAAAATACTGCCACGTCCG GGAGATGTTGCTGTAATTTGTGGTGGTCCTCCATGCCAAGGAATTAGTGGCTACAACCGGTTCAGAAATGTTGATTCTCCTCTTGATGATGAAAGAAATCgccaaattgtaattttcatggatattattgatttcttAAGGCCAAAGTTTGTTCTAATGGAAAATGTAATTGATATCTTGAGGTTTGCCAACGGCTGTCTAGGAAGATATGCTATGAGCCGTTTGGTTCGTATGCAATACCAAGCCAGGCTTGGGATTATGGCTGCCGGTTGCTATGGACTTCCTCAATTTCGCTTGCGTGTTTTCTTATGGGGTGCTCAAACTCATGAG GTATTGCCCCAGTTTCCTCTTCCAACACATGATGTGGTAATCCAGTATGGATTTCCTAGTGAATTTGAG CGTAATGTTGTTGCTTACGATGAAGGACAATCTCGGAATCTAGAAAAAATCATTGTGCTCAGTGACGCGCTTTCTGATCTTCCTCCT GTTGCAAATGATGAGAAACGGGACAAGACGTCATACAGAAAAGCCCCTGAAACtgagtttcaaaattatatcagAGCAGCTAAACTTG ATATGATGGGTTCATCTTCCTGTGAGACAAGTATGGGCAAGAATCCAGTTCTGTACGATCATCTGCCTTATCCTTTAAGTGATGATGACTATATGCGTGTTTGTAAGATACCGAAAAGAAAG GGCGCAAATTTTAGAGACCTCCCAGGCATTATCATTGGATCAGACAATAGGGTCAGACGTGCAAAGCAGCCAGATTTGATGCCATCTGGCAAGCCATGg GTGCCTGATTATGCTATTAATTTCCGTGATGGGAAGTCCACAAA ACCATTTGGACGATTGTGGTGGGATGAGACTGTACCAACTGTCTTCTGTTTTCCGGATCCCCATATGCGG GCAGTTTTACACCCTGAACAAGATAGGCTCCTCACCTTACGTGAATGTGCAAGGCTGCAAGGCTTTCACGACTATTATAAGTTCTGtggaaaattgaaagaaag ATACAGTCAAGTGGGGAATGCAGTAGCTGTTTCAGTTGGACGTGCGCTAGGATATTCATTGGGAATGGCAGTGCAAAAGCTGAGTGGAGGAGATGAACATCTCATGACTCTTCCCCCCAACTTCTCCCATTCCACAACTACTCAGTTGCAATCTTTACTTATTAAGTCTGAGCAGTAA
- the LOC105160225 gene encoding DNA (cytosine-5)-methyltransferase CMT2 isoform X1, which yields MADMPRIHSQNPPLAPAHSQLTRNSDPATPHPNSRDEPSAGMDDAPKSNAVSAAKASNRKIQELRSSATQCRRRSPRLVENAGGDTTAEQINSAKLNGFTQKSPPSKKRKSGKKVSFFIGDPIPEDEARRRWPWRYEGTKGLQNNRESSKHEVANDDDEELVLNIKCHYSQAEILKTVFDLGDCAYVKGPKGGSNYIGKILEFFETTDGEEYFRVQWFFRAEDTVIKDDGRSHDKKRLFYSTLMNDNLLDCIVSKVKVVQIAPNVNFKEKSIPPCDFYFDMKYSVDYSTFSVIITDDNADDSSLTSLTSPPMMSAKKKDMSCKTGRKCTADGASSNDVCEPELALLDMYSGCGGMSTGLCLGTKACGVDLVTRWAVDIDKAACESLKLNHPETQIRNESAEDLLDLLKEWDCMCKRYGSHEGKELRPRIIGETDEVKRSKMDHKNSDEYEVEKLVDICYGDPTEMGKRGLKFKVRWVGYGPSDDTWEPIESLRKCQDRIRDFILKGMKAKILPRPGDVAVICGGPPCQGISGYNRFRNVDSPLDDERNRQIVIFMDIIDFLRPKFVLMENVIDILRFANGCLGRYAMSRLVRMQYQARLGIMAAGCYGLPQFRLRVFLWGAQTHEVLPQFPLPTHDVVIQYGFPSEFERNVVAYDEGQSRNLEKIIVLSDALSDLPPVANDEKRDKTSYRKAPETEFQNYIRAAKLDMMGSSSCETSMGKNPVLYDHLPYPLSDDDYMRVCKIPKRKGANFRDLPGIIIGSDNRVRRAKQPDLMPSGKPWVPDYAINFRDGKSTKPFGRLWWDETVPTVFCFPDPHMRAVLHPEQDRLLTLRECARLQGFHDYYKFCGKLKERYSQVGNAVAVSVGRALGYSLGMAVQKLSGGDEHLMTLPPNFSHSTTTQLQSLLIKSEQ from the exons ATGGCGGATATGCCTCGAATCCACTCTCAGAATCCGCCGTTAGCTCCAGCTCACTCTCAGCTCACTCGGAACTCTGACCCTGCTACTCCTCACCCCAACAGTAGGGATGAACCCAGTGCTGGTATGGATGATGCTCCGAAATCCAATGCCGTCTCCGCAGCCAAAGCTTCTAACCGGAAAATACAAGAGCTCAGGAGCTCAGCAACTCAATGTCGACGGCGCTCCCCGAGATTGGTTGAGAATGCTGGAGGTGACACCACTGCTGAACAGATAAATTCTGCCAAATTGAATGGTTTTACCCAGAAATCTCCACCATCGAAGAAGCGCAAGAGTGGAAAAAAGGTTTCCTTCTTTATAGGCGACCCAATTCCCGAGGATGAAGCTCGACGCCGTTGGCCTTGGCGGTATGAGGGAACTAAG GGTCTACAAAATAATCGAGAATCATCAAAACATGA AGTTGCTAATGATGACGATGAGGAGCTTGTTTTGAATATTAAGTGCCACTATTCTCAAGCTGAAATACTGAAGACCGTATTTGATCTTGGGGATTGTGCATATGTCAAA GGTCCAAAGGGAGGTTCTAATTATATTGGGAAAATTCTAGAGTTTTTTGAGACAACAGATGGTGAAGAGTATTTTAGGGTTCAGTGGTTTTTCAGAGCTGAAGATACG GTAATAAAGGATGATGGGAGATCCCATGACAAGAAACGGTTGTTCTATTCTACTTTGATGAACGACAACTTATTAGACTGTATagtttcaaaagtaaaagttgTTCAAATAGCACCAAAT gtaaatttcaaagaaaaatctaTTCCACCTTGTGACTTCTATTTTGATATGAAATACTCCGTGGATTACTCAACATTCAGTGTAATCATCACAG ATGATAATGCAGATGACAGTAGTTTGACCTCTCTCACCAGTCCTCCAATGATGTCAGCCAAAAAGAAGGATATGAGCTGTAAAACAGGCAGAAAGTGTACTGCAGATGGAGCGTCCAGTAATGATGTTTGCGAACCTGAGCTAGCGTTATTGGATATGTACTCTGGTTGTGGCGGAATGTCCACAGGGCTGTGCCTTGGCACTAAAGCATGCGGTGTGGATCTTGTGACG AGATGGGCGGTTGACATTGATAAAGCAGCATGTGAAAGCTTGAAGCTAAACCATCCCGAGACACAA ATAAGGAATGAATCGGCAGAGGATCTTCTTGATTTGTTGAAAGAATGGGACTGCATGTGCAAACGATATGGGAGCCATGAAGGTAAAGAACTTAGGCCAAGGATAATTGGAGAAACTGATGAAGTCAAACGGTCAAAAATGGATCACAAAAATTCTGACGAATATGAAGTTGAAAAGCTAGTAGATATATGTTATGGTGACCCCACCGAAATGGGAAAGCGGGGGCTTAAGTTTAAG GTGCGGTGGGTTGGATATGGTCCAAGTGATGATACATGGGAGCCAATTGAGAGCTTGAG AAAATGCCAAGACCGGATACGGGATTTCATACTAAAGGGAATGAAAGCAAAAATACTGCCACGTCCG GGAGATGTTGCTGTAATTTGTGGTGGTCCTCCATGCCAAGGAATTAGTGGCTACAACCGGTTCAGAAATGTTGATTCTCCTCTTGATGATGAAAGAAATCgccaaattgtaattttcatggatattattgatttcttAAGGCCAAAGTTTGTTCTAATGGAAAATGTAATTGATATCTTGAGGTTTGCCAACGGCTGTCTAGGAAGATATGCTATGAGCCGTTTGGTTCGTATGCAATACCAAGCCAGGCTTGGGATTATGGCTGCCGGTTGCTATGGACTTCCTCAATTTCGCTTGCGTGTTTTCTTATGGGGTGCTCAAACTCATGAG GTATTGCCCCAGTTTCCTCTTCCAACACATGATGTGGTAATCCAGTATGGATTTCCTAGTGAATTTGAG CGTAATGTTGTTGCTTACGATGAAGGACAATCTCGGAATCTAGAAAAAATCATTGTGCTCAGTGACGCGCTTTCTGATCTTCCTCCT GTTGCAAATGATGAGAAACGGGACAAGACGTCATACAGAAAAGCCCCTGAAACtgagtttcaaaattatatcagAGCAGCTAAACTTG ATATGATGGGTTCATCTTCCTGTGAGACAAGTATGGGCAAGAATCCAGTTCTGTACGATCATCTGCCTTATCCTTTAAGTGATGATGACTATATGCGTGTTTGTAAGATACCGAAAAGAAAG GGCGCAAATTTTAGAGACCTCCCAGGCATTATCATTGGATCAGACAATAGGGTCAGACGTGCAAAGCAGCCAGATTTGATGCCATCTGGCAAGCCATGg GTGCCTGATTATGCTATTAATTTCCGTGATGGGAAGTCCACAAA ACCATTTGGACGATTGTGGTGGGATGAGACTGTACCAACTGTCTTCTGTTTTCCGGATCCCCATATGCGG GCAGTTTTACACCCTGAACAAGATAGGCTCCTCACCTTACGTGAATGTGCAAGGCTGCAAGGCTTTCACGACTATTATAAGTTCTGtggaaaattgaaagaaag ATACAGTCAAGTGGGGAATGCAGTAGCTGTTTCAGTTGGACGTGCGCTAGGATATTCATTGGGAATGGCAGTGCAAAAGCTGAGTGGAGGAGATGAACATCTCATGACTCTTCCCCCCAACTTCTCCCATTCCACAACTACTCAGTTGCAATCTTTACTTATTAAGTCTGAGCAGTAA